From the Hoplias malabaricus isolate fHopMal1 chromosome 6, fHopMal1.hap1, whole genome shotgun sequence genome, the window TTCATCTTTTTATAACTTTATATAAGAATAAAGAACAAAAATTGTACTTTGGGACTGTGTGTCCCAGAGGGAGAATATTTATGGGCAAGAGCATTAACATCATTAACATGATTCAGCTGCATTTTAATTATGAAGGGTTTTGTAGTGTTTaggtgctgtttgttttttagtcagtatgtgagaaaaaaaaaacaatgcaaaataaattacctaagaataattaataaaaaaggaCTAAAGTCTCcacatataaaaatgaaatataccTTGATTCTGTAGTGATTTCCTGCAGAACGCTGAGACTGGTATGCCAGAGCCTCAAAAACAGAAAAGGTTTGTCCAAGTTTCTCTTCAGCTACAGCTTTcagctgaaaaaaatataaacaataaagtattaataataataataataataataacaacaacaacaataatacacAGGCCTTTTTCACTGTTGGCTGTGAACTTTGTTCACAAAGTTATTATtgtgttcatttaaataaaagttttaaaTCAATCTTTATATCGGTGTGAAAAAAAATCTAGACACTCCTCTGTACTAAATgcattcagctgctttaagctttgcccactgtggacactgcagtactactactactactactattaataataataataataatattgtacGTTTATATAGGCTTTTTTGTAAGAATCCAAAGTGCTGACAATAGTagcaaacagaaacaaacatggGATAAAAGGGTATAAAATCCCCCAGCATCAAACAGGagaacagtagaactgtgttctcttgagtGATGGGATCCAATCCAATTCCAGTTATTATAATTCAGTTTTGGGCATCGCATCTTATGAATCCCAGAGGTTTGCGTTCAAGAGGTCTCATGTGACACAATTTGTCTCCAAGAGTTATACACATAATAACACTTCATGAAGCTAACTTTTTTGAgctgccatagaagaaccacttttggttccataaagaaccatttttgtttatgaaatgcatgtgtgaagatccttttaaatgtttaaaaacccaTCACTGTCTTAAGGTTTTTTATGtatcagcaaaaatggttcatggaaccaaaaatggttcttctttGGAATCACTCAAAATCCTATTGTagcaactttatttttaagaggaaATGTCATAAATTCATAATACACCTACTATTATactccatatatatattttttttaaatatgagtCTTAAACCTTATTCagacaggattagttttacctaTGGATGTGggggtaaagtaattattactGTATCTGtatgtgtcacgccttcgtcctgtcatgtctgttgtccccggccatgtgcttttagcacatggctatgttttgtttatgtccttgtctccgccctcgtcccgcctcctcgtccgtatcatgtgttaacccgtccttgttatctgtccaggtgtgtctcgtttgtgttagtatttaagccctcttgtctccgTGTCCtttttgtcgttcatttcacattcacatttctcCTATGTCTAGTCAGTcgtgttttctgtctgtctccgaagtTTCCTCTGTCGTCGTTTTCGCTTTGTTGTCCGTCTGTCCccgtttaccctgtttatttcttagtgtgtagtttagtctgttttccttatgtttaaagtctgttttgttattttcagttaaaataaacgtctcccgtgttttagcgaatgcgtccgcctccgtcagtccgccccacgTTCCTGACAGTATGTATGTAGagcgagagtatcttttgcactgaaaatttttctttaatgcacttattacttcctggcatattgcactcaatataaggtattttgcataatttgtgctgtagttcgaatgttggATCCTctttttgtaagtcgctttggataaaagtgtctgccaaatgcataaatgtaaatgtatctcAGTAGTTTTTATCTTGCCTGAATAGACCATTTAATTCGTCATTTTTTCGGAGTGTGTGCTCCCATTTCAGTAAAGATTCCTGAGCCTTTTACTGACTCTAAAACGAACAGTAAAAATAATCCAAGATTATTACCCTCTGAATTGACATATGGGGGGACATTGCGTCATTTTGCTGGTGGTTTGTCGAGAATGGAGAAGCTGAAGGAGGTGTTTAGTGatgaaatatacagtaaaatataGCGTCGGCGGCTGAACAAAGCACCACAACCAAATTCACAAAAACGACCTGAAGAATCACTCAGTGAAGAGACACTTCTGGTGGCTGTACGTAGGTTTCGTACACAATAGTAGCCTCCATACGCATTATTATGTCCTACATTTAAGTTACCATTAAACTGTAAAGGTTTGGCCACCTTCTTGTCCATTATCtgttatgaaggactagaagttAAGGTCGTTGAGAGATGGATATTTTtaggctgttctcagaacagttgtcacagtctaaaaactccagtaactctgctgtgtctgatccacgctgTGTGACGGCAATGTGTGAATTGAGTAACCACTCCCATCTCTGATATATTCACCAAGATTTTTTATCCAGTGTAAACccaccataaacattactgatgtcttgtggaaaaattacattaccccagctccttatgtaaaactaatcccatcaGAATAGGCTTTAATCATTAAGCTGGTTAGTGGCATTGTGTTAGTGGCAGTTTGAAAATGTGGGGTGGTCTAACATCTCTCAGAAGTACCAAGTGTTCACTTCCACCCTCCGCACTGTAGACCAGAGCCCTGAGTTACAGTGAGGTATGTTTACAGTGAAACCTAATTTTGAGTTTGGAATCATAATTTATAAATGACTAAAGCAGCTTATAAAGCCTGATGTATGCTGTATATTAAGTCTTCAGGTACAGGACTGGAAGGAGGTGGTAGCAGGTTTGATTCAGATTCGACACAAGTTAGTAAGAGTTTCTTGTGTGTGAAATAAGTAACCCTCTAGAACACTATAATAATGGGTTTTAAATGTCTcacatcaaatcaaattcatttatatagcgctttttacaactgatgttgttaCAAAAGCAGCTTTACATGAATGTACAATGTAAAGAGGAAATGTATTCACCGAATAGCAGATTCCCTTCACAGTGTGATCAGCATCCTTCCATGGTGACCATGGGCCGTCTCCTAGAGAAGCTTTGTCTTTGGATGCCATGTTGTTGGAGGAGGCTCTTGCAGCAGAAGTGAAACCTTGACGTGAGTTTAGTGATGTTCCAAGAGTGAGTGAAACCTGCTGAAAATCTGCTGTATTTATATCTACACCATCATCACTATCATCTTCCTTATTCAgcacaggaaccaatcagaataCACACCACACCCTAGGACAGGGGTTATTGCTTAATCCTCTGTTCCCAGTAAAATACTGTTTGGTAAAAAGACTTTGTTCTgtcaatgttaaaaaaaactttcttcAGAAAATCAccctttaaaatattatttggaaaaagattttgtaACGCCTTCTCTGCGTGGTGTGTGGACTGTGTACACTTCCGACTCTTTTCTGAAACCTGTAATAATCAAACATCAGTTGAAAGTTTGTATACTTTTTCAGAGACGGCTAATATCTAATTATGATTACAGTCCTTTTCAAACTCCGCATGTGGTATTTATTGCAAtaaagaatatttttaaaagatgaaTTACACTTCAACTACATGTTAGGAGAACTTTCAACTTTGGTGGACACTCCttgtatacattttatattcacctgcttATAGTAGAATGCTCCAAAACAGTGGAACTTGAATATATGATCAACTTTACACTCTTCATTGCCTCTGTCCAAACTTTATTTTTGGAGTGTGGTGCAGGCATCATTTTTAGTTTCACTGTCATTGTGCTCACTTTACTGGAGATTAAGGAATGGTGCTGAACTGATCACTGACTGAAGTTTAGAAGTTTTTGAAGCTGGTTTTGATCTGGGTTGTTTTTCTGTACAGAGTTTATT encodes:
- the LOC136700520 gene encoding cystatin-B-like; this translates as MASKDKASLGDGPWSPWKDADHTVKGICYSLKAVAEEKLGQTFSVFEALAYQSQRSAGNHYRIKVYGGVDFYVQLKVFQETNCTFPSLMDATVGEMPKFTCV